A genomic stretch from Plasmodium reichenowi strain SY57 chromosome 4, whole genome shotgun sequence includes:
- a CDS encoding erythrocyte binding antigen-165, with amino-acid sequence MRKTLKLFYISGFLFSSRALCKLENFIKNEYDKENSVYIMNNKVEKDYGSGMNNNNINIDKLPNGSLEILKVKKEALLGDKKNIDNKDIKEQLPENNKNFEEKILHKDICKLNKENIEKEGLYKPNTFKNIENDLLYKKGKLNFLYDYGMELLHINKAPMNRMNNSRGLGDGDMSFLDISNNNMNISNSLDSLNSLSFVDMKSIHRCIKKRAKGERDWVCNNKNTKEPNICVSDRKVQLCTGNLIELPISDSTKEKFKEKLILAAQKEGSLLFEKFGKKYNEEFCLNLKWSYGDYGDIIKGTDMEGLGRSIKVEFEIDRIFKRDNEKSAENRKKWWEEISSHIWNAMIKEHKENLPKDIKACSSDKPSDELQINRWLMEWAYDTDYNKNIWYNKLDDSKNKCNRICPKEELCKSECKKYKTWIDKKNNDFTILSEIYLKYNKKTSLYKTAFEYLKHKWDKYKELNFSSIFDQLNAKYYNKCICQNNKMENKALYVKIENICKNTELKSIYGELYCKEKGNNKIWQCINENIKDFPDVCSPPRRQHLCLGNLDKDQFQNVKELDKFLNEIILGIRNEGKFLIEKYRRNMHENKYLDESACTYLNYSFDDYKNIILGKDMWKDANSMKTENILKGNFEGIKANIVRMYPGYADLSLDEFRKQWWDQNKNQLWEAISCEFYNGHHTGVCLMEDDDDNQYLHWFREWKNDFCIEQNRWNNVLKESCIDRKVQPSSGESENTHDVDTVCSRSCTDYDDWIINKRKEYKMQSSKYKRDRSLFNNVIQNLKPWEYLSMKCTECTCNLDTQTFVYPHKGYEDICKSIVKPYDPEDIKDEEFNEPYLNVNSISVTSQDVTQRASSVEDVLSIRENVHLKPFKPKGDRQSSHVDQVGNTRQSESESKPSGTNGRKNPSTQSSTYNDDVITSSSSLGSSSGSDVSSSGVDVDEQEHKAKELLPPQTVIDGVTQSAESTLSQHGKESSQEQHNLDGSSLYRHSTQDAGGSSTTYDVAHGTNSLFGSQIQDQAILSGESKPVTTSPSEHERSKMDTHAVGKNMEQVRNASVDSSSEMSNGDRSGLKNKEMEGKEVTRIKSKNDINLDDSTVHSRQYTNKNSGDGTTGKDHMNVLQGMDEHLENPSISERGGSVLESEFNKLNSTSYRRDNNRIETTGENNIDGLSNSYVHDGRDSQRHRMNINNRSRHGSLESDIVVRGDDISNIEGEEEEEEEEGANTLNNPRNVLNNMNSRTYNIEEYIYRDVNKVADDIMRSYRSNRCTNDLSSNYCSKLKKESLSNVCTDEDSKNLCCSISDYCMKFFNFNSSGYHSCMRKEISNPAYKCFAGKSFSNMYYFAGGGLFFIILFLLGAKSSILNWSEDNGLNGTAFEEANFEDTAFEVTTGQDSAFEDYGENAYKIGLLMNQKIQSDKVSDYLEYHMDN; translated from the exons ATGAGAAAGACCTTGAAGTTGTTTTATATCTCTGGGTTCCTCTTTTCTTCTAGGGCATTATGTAAGTTGGagaattttataaaaaatgaatatgatAAGGAAAATTctgtttatataatgaataataaagtAGAAAAGGATTATGGAAGTGgaatgaataataataatataaatattgataaGTTGCCAAATGGGAGTTTGGAAATACTTaaagtaaaaaaagaagCTTTATTAggtgataaaaaaaatatagataataaagatataaaagaaCAACTTCCagagaataataaaaattttgaagaaaaaatattacataaagatatatgtaaattaaataaagaaaacaTCGAAAAAGAAGGGTTATATAAACCCAATACGTTTAAGAATATAgaaaatgatttattatataaaaaggggaagttaaattttttatatgattatgGTATGGAATTACTTCATATTAATAAGGCACCTATGAATAGAATGAATAATTCTAGAGGTTTAGGAGATGGTGATATGTCGTTTTTAGatatatcaaataataatatgaatatttcGAATAGTTTGGATAGTTTGAATTCACTTTCTTTTGTGGATATGAAATCTATCCATAGatgtataaaaaagagAGCTAAGGGAGAACGAGATTGGGTgtgtaataataaaaatacaaaggaaccaaatatatgtgtttCTGATAGAAAAGTACAATTATGTACAGGTAATTTAATTGAACTTCCTATTAGTGATTCTACTAAAGAGAAATTTAAAGAGAAACTGATTTTGGCAGCACAAAAAGAAGGGagtttattatttgaaaagtttggtaaaaaatataatgaagaaTTTTGTCTTAATTTAAAATGGAGTTATGGTGATTATGGAGATATTATAAAAGGTACTGACATGGAAGGACTTGGTAGATCAATTAAGGTAGAATTTGAAATAGAtagaatatttaaaagGGATAATGAGAAATCTGCGGAAAATAGGAAAAAATGGTGGGAAGAAATTAGTAGTCATATATGGAATGCTATGATAAAAGAACATAAAGAGAATTTACCCAAGGATATAAAAGCGTGTTCATCAGATAAACCTTCAGATGAATTACAAATTAATAGATGGTTAATGGAATGGGCTTATGATACagattataataaaaatatatggtataataaattggatgattctaaaaataaatgtaatagAATTTGTCCAAAAGAAGAACTTTGTAAATCTgaatgtaaaaaatataaaacatggattgataagaaaaataatgattTCACAATATTATCagaaatttatttaaaatataataaaaagacttcattatataaaactgcttttgaatatttaaaacataaatGGGATAAATATAAGGAGTTGAATTTTAGTAGTATATTTGATCAGTTGAATGctaaatattataataaatgtatatgtcaaaataataagatgGAGAATAAGGcattatatgtaaaaattgaaaatatatgtaaaaacACGGAACTTAAATCTATATATGGAGAATTATACTGtaaagaaaaaggaaataataaaatatggcaatgtataaatgaaaatataaaagatttCCCGGATGTATGTAGTCCACCAAGAAGACAACACTTATGTTTAGGTAATTTAGATAAGGATCAGTTTCAAAATGTGAAGGAATTAGATAAATTTTTGaatgaaattattttaGGTATTAGAAATGAAGGGAAGTTTTTAATAGAAAAGTATAGAAGAAATATGCATGAGAATAAGTATCTTGATGAAAGTGCATGcacatatttaaattacAGTTTTGatgattataaaaacattataCTTGGTAAAGATATGTGGAAAGATGCCAATTCAATGAAAAcagaaaatattttgaaagGAAATTTTGAAGGAATAAAAGCAAATATTGTACGTATGTATCCAGGTTATGCTGATTTGTCTCTTGATGAATTTCGTAAACAATGGTGGgatcaaaataaaaatcaaTTATGGGAAGCTATATCATGTGAATTTTATAATGGTCATCACACAGGAGTATGTTTGATGgaagatgatgatgataatcAATACCTACATTGGTTTAGAGAATGGAAAAATGATTTTTGTATTGAACAAAATAGATGGAATAATGTATTAAAGGAATCTTGTATAGACAGAAAAGTTCAACCTTCTTCAGGTGAATCTGAAAATACACATGATGTAGATACTGTATGTAGCAGGTCTTGTACGGATTATGATGATTGGATAATTAATAAGAGAAAGGAATATAAAATGCAATCaagtaaatataaaagagATAGATCATTATTTAACAATGTTATACAAAATTTGAAACCTTGGGAATATTTATCTATGAAATGTACTGAATGTACTTGTAATCTGGATACTCAAACGTTTGTATATCCACATAAGGGTTATGAAGATATATGCAAAAGTATTGTTAAACCATATGATCCTGAAGATATAAAGGATGAAGAATTCAATGAACCATATTTGAATGTAAATTCTATTAGTGTGACTTCCCAAGATGTAACACAGAGAGCGTCATCTGTTGAAGATGTTTTATCTATAAGAGAAAATGTACATTTAAAACCTTTTAAACCGAAAGGTGACAGACAAAGTAGTCATGTAGATCAAGTAGGGAATACACGTCAGAGTGAGAGTGAAAGTAAACCAAGCGGTACAAATGGTAGAAAAAATCCAAGCACTCAAAGTAGTAcatataatgatgatgtGATTACATCTTCATCAAGTTTAGGTAGTAGTTCTGGAAGCGATGTTTCATCGTCTGGTGTTGATGTAGATGAACAAGAACATAAGGCTAAAGAATTATTACCTCCTCAAACAGTAATTGATGGAGTTACTCAATCAGCTGAATCTACATTAAGTCAACATGGAAAGGAATCTAGCCAAGAACAACATAACTTAGATGGAAGCTCTTTATACAGGCATAGTACCCAAGATGCAGGGGGTAGTAGTACAACATATGATGTGGCACATGGAACGAATTCCCTTTTTGGAAGTCAAATACAAGACCAAGCAATCCTATCAGGAGAAAGTAAACCCGTGACTACCTCTCCTTCAGAACATGAAAGAAGCAAGATGGATACACATGCTGTtggaaaaaatatggaaCAAGTGAGAAATGCGTCTGTTGATAGTTCTTCTGAAATGTCGAATGGAGATAGAAGCggtttaaaaaataaagaaatgGAGGGTAAGGAAGTTACTAGAATAAAATctaaaaatgatataaatttgGATGATTCTACAGTACACAGTAGAcaatatacaaataaaaattcaGGAGATGGTACAACAGGTAAAGACCATATGAATGTATTACAAGGTATGGATGAACATTTAGAAAATCCATCTATATCAGAAAGAGGAGGTAGTGTCTTAGAAAGtgaatttaataaattaaatagTACATCCTATAGGCGTGATAATAATAGGATAGAAACAACAGGTGAGAACAATATAGACGGTTTAAGTAATAGCTATGTGCATGATGGGCGTGATTCCCAAAGGCATagaatgaatataaataatagaTCTAGACATGGATCGCTTGAAAGTGATATTGTTGTAAGAGGAGATGATATAAGTAATATAGAAGgagaagaagaagaagaagaagaagaaggtgctaatacattaaataatccaagaaatgttttaaataatatgaatagtCGAACTTATAATAtagaagaatatatttatagagATGTTAATAAAGTAGCTGATGATATCATGAGATCTTATAGAAGCAATAGATGTACTAATGATTTGTCCTCAAATTATTGTAGTaaattgaaaaaagaaagttTATCTAATGTTTGTACTGATGAAGATAGTAAAAACTTATGTTGTTCCATATCAGATTATTGTATGAaattctttaattttaattcaAGTGGATATCATAGTTGTATGAGAAAAGAAATTTCGAATCCTGCATATAAATGTTTTGCAGGGAAAAGTTTTTCAA aTATGTATTACTTTGCTGGTGGAggattattttttataatattatttctcCTGGGAGCAAAAAGTTCTATATTAAATTG GTCAGAAGACAATGGCTTAAATGGTACAGCCTTTGAAGAAGCTAATTTTGAAGACACCGCTTTCGAAGTTACAACGGGCCAAGATTCAGCTTTTGAGGATTACGGTGAAAATGCATATAAGATAGGATTATTAA TGAACCAAAAAATTCAGTCAGATAAAGTTTCAGATTATTTAGAATACCATATGgataattaa